The genomic window GAAATAACACTGGCAATCCAAGGCTTAAAGCGAGTCCTGCATCAAAGGCTAGTAGCTTCCATTCTTTATATAGAAGCAAAATAAATCCAAGTACAATGACAAAGACAACAACCAACATGAATGTAGCCACTGGTATTTCTAAACCAAAAAGATTGGTTGTATTAAAAGGAATAAACGCAATTTCACCCATTAAGGTATGCTGGACATCTAAATGAACATTTCCGACTGAAGTAGAGATTAAAATAACACCAATCGCGAAAAGTGAAGTGAAGACGACCCCGATGGAAGCATCATGCTGCACACCTTTTGAATGAAACCATTGGACGAGGAATGTTGTTAATAAGCCTGCAAGCGCAGCACCAATTAGCATATGAATGCCATCTAATCGTTGAGTGACGAGAAATGCAAGCACGATTCCTAATAAAACCGTATGGCTGATCGCATCAGCCATCATCGCCATCCGCCGCAAAATTAAATAAGCACCTACAATTCCACAGGTCATACCAACTAACGCACCCGTTATGAGAATCCAGCCTTCGTATGAAATCATTTATGGCCACCTTCTTTCAGTACACCAGGCGCTTCATTCTCACTAAGTGCTTGCCGTTGCTGAGCACGAAACTCCATTTTCTCTGCAATAAACCCTTTTTCTTTCCCAAAAAACAAAGAAAAAACGAAAAAGATAGACGCAGATAAAACGATAAACGGCCCAGTTGGCCAACCTGCACCTTGTGCACTTAAGAATGTGCCAATGGCGCCAGACAATCCGCCGAATATCCCTGACAAGAGCAACATAACTTTGAAAGATTGTGTCCAGTATCTTGCACTCACAGCAGGAATAATTAACAAGGCCGCCATTAAGATGACACCTACAGCTTGAATACCGATAACAATTGTCGTCACAAGGCCGATCATATAGGCAATATCCATCCCTTTAGAGGATAAGCCAATGCCTCTTGCAAATTCAGGGTCAAATAAAAACAGTTTCCATTCTTTATACGCAAGTGTAATGAGGATAATGATGGCAATCGCAAGTACCACCATTGTATACACATCTAACCGAACCATGCTTGCCGCTTGACCAAAGATAAACGTGTCTAACCCACTTTGGCTTCCACTACCAGATCGATTAACAAGAGTGAGCAGTACAATTCCCGCACCAAAAAAGACAGAAAGAATAATTCCCATTGCTGTATCTTCTTTAATCCTAGACGAAGAACGGATCACATGAATAAACCACGCACCTAATAGTGCACTAAGAGCAGCTCCTATAATAAGGATAAAGAAATTTTTCTCATTAATGACCATAAACGCAACCACAACACCAGGGAGAGCGGCGTGGGAGAGTGCGTCACTCATAAGGCTCTGTCGTTTCCAATATGCAAGGGTACCAAACATTCCAGCTGCTATTCCTAAGAACGTCGCACTTAGGAGCACCCACTGGAAGTTAATCGACGCTAGAATCGCCATCGACAAGTGCCTCCTCTTTTATGATGTGCACTGCTCCCCCGTACGCTTTCGTAATGTTACTGGCAGTAAAGATTTCTTCCGTTTTACCATGCGCAATAATGGTTTTGTTTAGAAATAGTACATGGTCGAAATAATCCTTAACCGTCTGCAAATCATGGTGCACAACAAGAACGGTTTTTCCATCTGCACGTAATTGCTTTAAAATCGTCATGATCGCTCTCTCTGTTGCAGCATCTACTCCGGCAAACGGCTCATCCATAAAATAAAGGTCTGCATCCTGCACTAGTGCACGTGCTAGAAAAACACGCTGTTGTTGCCCACCGGAAAGTTGGCTAATCTGTCTTTTCGCATAGCCTTCCATACCGACTTTTCTTAAAGCATCCATTGCTTTTTCTTTATGTTTCTTTTTCGGCCACTTAAGCCAGCCGATGCGGCGGTAAAGTCCCATTAAAACAACATCTAGCGCATTTGTTGGAAAATCCCAATCGACCGATCCTCTTTGTGGTACATAGCCTACGCGAGATTTTTGCCTTTTCAAGGTTGAATTAAAAAAATGTACCTGCCCATTTAAAGGGGGATGCAAGTTAAGCAATGTTTTGATTAACGTTGACTTACCTGCACCGTTTGGTCCAACAATACCTGTTAATGAACCCTTTTCTACAGTAAAGCTGACATTTTTTAAAACTGTATTTCTGCGATAGGCTGCACTGATGTTTTCGACATGCAGTACGCTCATGATCATTCATCTCCTTGTTCTGCCCAACACATCATAGAAGTTATTCGGAGGCTGTTAATGCTGAGTAGATCGTATCAACATTATGTCGATACATCCCAATGTACGTTCCTTCTTCTGTACCTGCTTCACCCATTGCGTCTGAATACAGCTCACCGCCTAGTTCAATGGAATGTCCGGCTTGATTTGCACCTTCAATGACTGCTTGAACCGTTGAGTCGTTCACACTACTTTCGACAAAGACAGCTGGAACTTCTTTTTCAACAATGGTATCAATCGTCGATTGGATATCTGAGATTCCTGCTTCAGACTCTGTACTTAAACCTTGTATTCCCATTACATCAATATTGTTCATTTCTCCAAAATATTGGAATGCATCATGTGCCGTTACTAAAATACGCTGTTCTTCTGGAATTTGTGCTAGCGTATCAATGGCATACGTGTGCAATTCTTCTAATTCAGCAAAATAGGCTTGTTTATTTTCTTCTAACTCATCTGCATGATCAGGAAGTAATTCTTTTAATTCTTCAACCGCAGCATCTAATGCTTGTTCCCATAATACTACATCAAACCAGATATGTGGATCATCCATACCTGCATCTTCTTCATCTTCTAATAAGTTGCCTGCGTCGATTCTTTCACCGATCGCATGAGCATTTGTATCTACACTGTTAAACACATCTGAAAGCTGTGCTTCTAAGTGTAATCCGTTGTAAAAGATGATATCTGCCTGTTGAAATAAGCGAATATCTCCTTGAGATGCTTCGTAAATATGGGGGTCCACGCCTGGCCCCATTAACGTCTCAACATTGGCAAAGTCGCCAGCGATAACAGATAGAGGCTCCCCAATTTGAGCAATGGTTGCTACAACGTCAATCGACCCATCGGTTGAATCTCCTCCACCTGTTTCATTCCCGCTGTCATTACAGGCAGTGAGTAAAACAGCTACAGATACAGCTGTCAATCCGAGAGTATGCTTTTTCATTCTTTGTTCCTCCTTCATCCACTCATTATCTTTATTTGTATGCTTAAAACAGAATTTATTTCCTGTCCACAATAAAGTTTCTCTAATGCAACTTTAATTCCCTTGTCCAATATTGTCAAGAATTTTTGTCTTCGTTCTTTTTTACGTACCTATTTACTCTCTTATCTTTCCGAATCGATCTGGCATTTATGTAAATAAAAACGCCGCGCTAAAGGATTAGCGTGGCGTTTTATTTATTCTACATACCAGTTTCGTTTGTCTTGTCTCTCGTTCCTTCTTTTCTCGGCAATATGACCCATCGGTGAATGGCTGCAGCAACGCCGTCATTTGCATTCGTCGCTGTAATCCAGTCTGCTTTACGCTTCACAAGATCTTGTGCATTCCCCATGGCAACACCTAATCCCGCTTCTTGAATCATTGCGATATCATTCAAGCTATCTCCAACAGCCATTACATGCTTCATCTCAATTTCTAGTTCATCACAAACCATCTTTATCGCATTTGCTTTATTAATTCCAATTGCATTAACTTCGATGTTTGTTGGACTAGAATTCGTAATTTCTGTAAGACCACGTTCTGTTAGCTCCGCAACAATGTCTTTACGCACTTGATCGTCAGTTGTATCAAAACCAAATTTTAGCCAATTGTAATTGTGACGATCCTCTGGCAAATCACCACGAAAAAGTCCGTTTGAAGAAGCTGCCCATACATGAGCGCCATAACGTTCCCTTAATTCATAAACATGGTCTACAGCATCTTCATGTAAGTGGGTTGCGTGTATTAACACACCATCTTTATTATAAATTTCTCCACCATTTGCAGTTACTAAAAAAGTCTGTAAACCTAACGACTGCGCGTAACTTCCGCATGTTGCGCGCGTTCGCCCTGTCGCAATCATAACAGGAACATTTAATTCCCTTGCTTCCATAATGGCTTCTCGATTCCCTGCAGATATCTCGTGATTTTCGTTTAATAATGTACCGTCCATATCAAGAGCAATTAACTTAATGACTGGTCTTTCTACCGTTGACATGATACCTGACCCCTTCCAGAATGCACTCTTTCCTTCCTTAGTGTACTACAAAATGAAATGAATTGTCGTGCCATGAACATCCGGCTTCCATTCCTATATTTGTCAAACCAAAGATAAAAAAATGGACGGGTCCCACCCCATCCACTTTTATTAGCTTAATTTACTGTATTCTTGCCAAAAAGCCAAAATCGTTTCAAGTCCCTTATCAAAATTTTCTAGATGAAAATGTTCATTAGGTGCGTGGAAGTTTTCGCTTGGCAAACCAAAGCCCATTAGCACAATCGGAACATGTAGCTGCGCATCAAATGTTTCCACAACTGGAATCGATCCTCCCATACGCGTATAAGCTACTTCTGTTTTATACACCTTTTCATACGCTCGTGCAGCGGCGGCAAAGGCTGGATCTGTAACCGGAGCCGCAAAAGGTTTTCCTGTGTCATGACGATGAGTTGTTACCGTCACTCCTTTTGGTGTATGCGTGTTAATGTGCTGCTCGATTTTGTTTAAAATATCATCAGGATCTTGCCCTGGGACGAGACGACAAGAAATCTTCGCCGTAGCTTCAGCCGGAATGACTGTTTTGACACCTTCTCCTTGGAATCCTCCAAATACACCATTCAGCTCAAGAGTTGGACGAATCCATGTTCGTTCACGAGATGAATAACCTTCTTCCCCTACAAGAGCGGATACACCGGTTTCCGACTTCATGCTGTCATCGCCGCTTCCAAGAGCCGCTAAGCTTTCTTTCTCTTCATCAGCTAGTGCTTCAATTCCATCATAAAAGCCCGAAATCGCAATTTCACCAGCTTCATTTCGAAAGCTAGCTAATAGCTCAACTAACGCGTGAAGCGAATTCGGGACAGCACCCCCATATAAACCGGAATGCAAGTCACCTTTTGCTCCCTTTACTGTTAGTTCCATTGCAGCAAGCCCTCTTAAACCAGTACAGATAGCAGGTCGTCCAGCTTCGAGCATCGGTGTATCTGAAATGACAAGTACATCCGCTGCCAATCGCTCTTTTTCTTTCTCGACAAACGCATCTAAATTAGGCGAACCAATTTCCTCTTCACCTTCAATAAGGAATTTAATATTAAACGGCAATGCACCTTCTGACTTAAGCATTGCTTCCACTGCTTTAATATGCATGAAGGTTTGACCTTTATCGTCACTCGCGCCTCTTGCGTAAAGCTTGTTCTCTCGGATTGTCGGTTCAAATGGGTCCGTTTCCCATAAATGAAGCGGATCTACAGGCTGCACGTCATAATGACCATAGACTAAAATCGTTTTTGCTTCGTCTCCAGCCTTTAACCACTCTCCATACACGACTGGATGTTTTGCAGTCGGGATGATTTCTACTTTTTCTAACCCAGCATGAAGCAACTGACGCTCTAGCCAGCTTGCCGCTTCTGCAACATCTTGCTTATGTTCAGAAAGGGAACTAATGCTTTTAATTGTCAAAAACTCATTTAATTCATCTAACATTGCCTCTCGGTGAGCTTGTACATAATCAACCGCTTTACTCGTCAACTTCATCACTCCAACTTATTCTTTTTTTGATTGTATCATAGTCTCCTATTCATCACGACTCATGGTACACTTAATAGAAAAAAAGGGAGGGATTTAATTGGTCATTAAGACATTGGACGCTCGTCATTTTGATGAGGCGTTCGCATTAAGCTGTTACGCCTTTCAAGCAACACCAACTGATGAACAGACGGAAGCGGCTAGAACAACGTGGTCACATCATAACGCTACGCATTTTGCTTTAATGGACGAGAACCAACTCACATCGAAACTAACGTTACTGTCTTTATCTATTCAGTTATATGGTAGGACTGTACCTATGGGTGGAATTGCTAGCGTTGCCTCTTATCCTGAAGCGAGACGCCAAGGCGGTGTTCGCAAACTGCTCCACCATAGTTTAGAGACTATGAAAGAAAACGGACAACTCCTTTCTTATTTGGCTCCCTTTTCGGTATCCTTTTATCGGAAATTCGGCTGGGAAATCGTATTTGATGAAGTGCATTATAATGTTGAAAAAAATCAACTTCCCCGTCCTCTAGCAACGCTTGAAGGAACATTAACCCGTGTCCCCTATCAAGATAACCGCATAAAAGACGTCTATAAAAAATGTTTATGGCACGGGATGCTAGAACGAGATGAAGTATGGTGGGAGAGAAAGCAAGAAGAAAACAAAGAGTATCACACAGTACTTTACGAAGATGCTGAAGGTACTCCAAAAGCGTATATGGTTTATCGCTTTTCTGAATCAAAATGGACAACCAAAGAAATGATTTATCATGATGGATCTGCATTAAAAGCATTGCTCCACTTTATTGGACAACATGATTCTATGCTGAACGAAGCAACCATAACGGTTTCTGGGTCTAGTGCGCTTCATTACTTCTTACCGGATCCGCTCACAAAAGCGACAACAAAACCCTATTTCATGGCGCGGATTGTTGATTTTCAAGCCTTTATTGAAACGCTTCCTTTCCTAGCAGATGGACAGTTTACGATCCGCATTCAAGATGACTTCGCAACGTGGAATGATACAACATTCGCGTTAACAATTGAATCTGGTCATGCCCGATGTATCCCAACAACGGAGCCCCCTTCTATGTATATGACGATTCAGACAGCCTCAAGCTTGTTAATGGGGTATAAACGCCCGACTTTTTATAAGCAGGCTGACCTTGTGACTGGAAGCGAAGAAGCAATTGATAGGTTCTTCAGGACACTACCTGATCAAGAGCCTGCGCTACATGACTTTTTCTAAAACAAAAACCCGTAAACCTTAAGGGTCACGGGTTTTTTGTTTCTGATTCATTTTACTCGCTTCTTCAAAACGCGAACAACATTTTCCTGTTGTTCTCCTTTTAAGGTAATGTCTCGAATGTATGTGTGAGGTTCTTCTCCATCCACTGGTTCAAGCTTTAACGTAATATGAGGCTCGTTCTTTTCTTTTGCTTCAACTTTAAACTCGTCAAATTCAGCTGCAATGGCTTCAAACGTCGTATTATTATCTTCGTCGCTTGCTTCTCCACCAACCCAAATCTCCTTCGGCTGGGTTAATTCTTCATCTTTGTACACAAGCACTAGTTTATTCATTGTCTACGTACCTCGTTTCAAAAGGATATAGGGTACCATTCCTTTTTCAACGACTCCTTAAACGTCATAACAATGTCAAACGTGACTAGTCGTTCCATTCAAACTTCGCAATCATTTCTTCTAATTCATCAGCAAGTTGCGCAAGATTTGTTGTTGAGCTTAAGATTTCTTCCATAGATGCGAGTTGTTCCTCGGTCGATGCCGATACATTTTGAATACTAGCAGATGTCGTTTCACTTGCAGTGGCAATCTGTTCATAAGAAAGCATAAATTGCTCGGTTTGATTGGCCATTGCTTTCACTTCATCTGTGACAAGATGTATTTTTTCGGT from Shouchella hunanensis includes these protein-coding regions:
- a CDS encoding metal ABC transporter permease yields the protein MSYEGWILITGALVGMTCGIVGAYLILRRMAMMADAISHTVLLGIVLAFLVTQRLDGIHMLIGAALAGLLTTFLVQWFHSKGVQHDASIGVVFTSLFAIGVILISTSVGNVHLDVQHTLMGEIAFIPFNTTNLFGLEIPVATFMLVVVFVIVLGFILLLYKEWKLLAFDAGLALSLGLPVLFLHYLFMGLVSITTVASFDAVGAIMVVAMLVTPAASAYLWTERLSVMIVLSALFGALSAISGYYVAYWIDSSISGSMAMMTGVVFLLSFLFSPTHGLVAKWIRPNKKKNDEKAHA
- a CDS encoding metal ABC transporter permease; the protein is MAILASINFQWVLLSATFLGIAAGMFGTLAYWKRQSLMSDALSHAALPGVVVAFMVINEKNFFILIIGAALSALLGAWFIHVIRSSSRIKEDTAMGIILSVFFGAGIVLLTLVNRSGSGSQSGLDTFIFGQAASMVRLDVYTMVVLAIAIIILITLAYKEWKLFLFDPEFARGIGLSSKGMDIAYMIGLVTTIVIGIQAVGVILMAALLIIPAVSARYWTQSFKVMLLLSGIFGGLSGAIGTFLSAQGAGWPTGPFIVLSASIFFVFSLFFGKEKGFIAEKMEFRAQQRQALSENEAPGVLKEGGHK
- a CDS encoding metal ABC transporter ATP-binding protein, translating into MSVLHVENISAAYRRNTVLKNVSFTVEKGSLTGIVGPNGAGKSTLIKTLLNLHPPLNGQVHFFNSTLKRQKSRVGYVPQRGSVDWDFPTNALDVVLMGLYRRIGWLKWPKKKHKEKAMDALRKVGMEGYAKRQISQLSGGQQQRVFLARALVQDADLYFMDEPFAGVDAATERAIMTILKQLRADGKTVLVVHHDLQTVKDYFDHVLFLNKTIIAHGKTEEIFTASNITKAYGGAVHIIKEEALVDGDSSVD
- a CDS encoding metal ABC transporter solute-binding protein, Zn/Mn family; this encodes MKKHTLGLTAVSVAVLLTACNDSGNETGGGDSTDGSIDVVATIAQIGEPLSVIAGDFANVETLMGPGVDPHIYEASQGDIRLFQQADIIFYNGLHLEAQLSDVFNSVDTNAHAIGERIDAGNLLEDEEDAGMDDPHIWFDVVLWEQALDAAVEELKELLPDHADELEENKQAYFAELEELHTYAIDTLAQIPEEQRILVTAHDAFQYFGEMNNIDVMGIQGLSTESEAGISDIQSTIDTIVEKEVPAVFVESSVNDSTVQAVIEGANQAGHSIELGGELYSDAMGEAGTEEGTYIGMYRHNVDTIYSALTASE
- a CDS encoding Cof-type HAD-IIB family hydrolase; protein product: MSTVERPVIKLIALDMDGTLLNENHEISAGNREAIMEARELNVPVMIATGRTRATCGSYAQSLGLQTFLVTANGGEIYNKDGVLIHATHLHEDAVDHVYELRERYGAHVWAASSNGLFRGDLPEDRHNYNWLKFGFDTTDDQVRKDIVAELTERGLTEITNSSPTNIEVNAIGINKANAIKMVCDELEIEMKHVMAVGDSLNDIAMIQEAGLGVAMGNAQDLVKRKADWITATNANDGVAAAIHRWVILPRKEGTRDKTNETGM
- a CDS encoding dipeptidase, with the protein product MTSKAVDYVQAHREAMLDELNEFLTIKSISSLSEHKQDVAEAASWLERQLLHAGLEKVEIIPTAKHPVVYGEWLKAGDEAKTILVYGHYDVQPVDPLHLWETDPFEPTIRENKLYARGASDDKGQTFMHIKAVEAMLKSEGALPFNIKFLIEGEEEIGSPNLDAFVEKEKERLAADVLVISDTPMLEAGRPAICTGLRGLAAMELTVKGAKGDLHSGLYGGAVPNSLHALVELLASFRNEAGEIAISGFYDGIEALADEEKESLAALGSGDDSMKSETGVSALVGEEGYSSRERTWIRPTLELNGVFGGFQGEGVKTVIPAEATAKISCRLVPGQDPDDILNKIEQHINTHTPKGVTVTTHRHDTGKPFAAPVTDPAFAAAARAYEKVYKTEVAYTRMGGSIPVVETFDAQLHVPIVLMGFGLPSENFHAPNEHFHLENFDKGLETILAFWQEYSKLS
- a CDS encoding GNAT family N-acetyltransferase, with amino-acid sequence MVIKTLDARHFDEAFALSCYAFQATPTDEQTEAARTTWSHHNATHFALMDENQLTSKLTLLSLSIQLYGRTVPMGGIASVASYPEARRQGGVRKLLHHSLETMKENGQLLSYLAPFSVSFYRKFGWEIVFDEVHYNVEKNQLPRPLATLEGTLTRVPYQDNRIKDVYKKCLWHGMLERDEVWWERKQEENKEYHTVLYEDAEGTPKAYMVYRFSESKWTTKEMIYHDGSALKALLHFIGQHDSMLNEATITVSGSSALHYFLPDPLTKATTKPYFMARIVDFQAFIETLPFLADGQFTIRIQDDFATWNDTTFALTIESGHARCIPTTEPPSMYMTIQTASSLLMGYKRPTFYKQADLVTGSEEAIDRFFRTLPDQEPALHDFF